A stretch of Coccidioides posadasii str. Silveira chromosome 2, complete sequence DNA encodes these proteins:
- a CDS encoding uncharacterized protein (BUSCO:170401at4751~EggNog:ENOG410PGEB~COG:O~BUSCO:180at33183), translating into MSKKFKSQASSSRAATGAFGSGAFGAFSQTSADKGAVPSSLSYIFEPPDLSLISQPHVVVAFKNLSKKDSITKSKALEDLLDFICGSETQGVRPEEGFLEAWAKLYPRISIDALRRVRQLAHTLQGYIVSTTGKPIARFLPRVIGAWLAGLYDNDKLAVKAAQDSILRAFPTEEKRQAIWNIYQSAILEFVVDAVVQQTPLTLSDERTVSPDEAKAKHARVVATALRILDRLLAKTSSENLEKDSSLLQTVFESRALWQFSHHEDPFVRRSLYELCQTSISVASSYIEWKTISAQLLSKSLAIDQYGSAAAFSNVLLALTRSNPQVWTISYSGKTAASKRLLQYIKKGSQGAPPLFWQNLQDLVQIIPIEVIIAGSQDMKTKLESASSVMEAFLDGISHREEPRSNLFAAWSSYIRTSLWVFGRIEDPDCRLSFMQSCIFPLVEHYVFPPPDQSKWIIQDDAAAGLCAECVVSAAKSTDHDVICKLWAGLSASLSENIKLSAPEQSQNYQTSQNSICLQSSRLFGLESQVVDKLNGLDDLSFVSKVLHDTTLDLFQTALQILKSRKGKPYGAAAVIQEAIAKVPQFITDTDTLRSLLTEDIPSLVSSPSSYQLVSVLFACRNHEQFQFALKNLVDALQTSTLDAGTLPGLRVLFSSATVEDLNFHPQLETLTMGRLDPALNGDKEAWDDIVVILDNDAFSAGIADRILNRLVESLSVDIVVIEVLRSLTKIVNMDSTKAFVTGPGGSKLISKLLFLSESDNEEVAQLADSVQSTITSLTGGKAASKPTVDIIQSSFNDVGKESLSVDTLATIAEDLLQITHEEGGLSISSLFPSEQQWSAALQPFLQTPPPPSLSIMSPLGGAVFLVERPNEEGDSSSVPRDSNQLTLAARLALYVTKILDSTKLDDMEPELQTTLFLYLPLVVQLIDDDLNVEGSTGVLPLHTPETRDIFASLVSEARHIINQWVLALDVSMPLSDSQASTNVVAFWQSKLEELQGNTPSVYRFADMYTRILSERDALGKTTFAESSLELSQRLHSSSNPFIMIAVVTAFKTSLTASPTVANLCNRLVAQATGLEELPEIEGLHKLTTLNALTQGDGKFVANIPTQRLVFLVKHLITCLQSGRLSLKLETEVLKTLTTVLPHIKEIYGSHWTDIFVLLESLWQSSKESDEYLPALHASFRLFACVRDLATGESNDDLEDAWAESQKGLAEVLIGLLSAFDPSFYPDMPWSITIDLLDWQIRQINVDHVQDVTGLFATLSIQSKGVQRAVYDVLHRIIPKSQEALSFDVALSDAVANLPDELISLLLDAPSASILSDYSIQDDIWMSIRCYLLSWKTVFDHFAFSSLPVQESYSANIKKNNCLNPLLDFTFDFLQLAQGKLVDASKFNVRSFELDESESPEKEIQWLLTHIYYLCLRYLPNLTKNWWLYSQNRVKGPVEAWTQKYISPVVIEDSLRSVMEWHSAQDWTNEEQALQVRVSYKAAEIVASIEIDEESPTTSISISLPPTYPLLQALVVGGSRVAVDDKKWKSWLLAIQGVIMFSNGNLVDALLAFRKNVQGALKGQGECAICYSVISTNMETPNKKCATCKNTFHSDCLFRWFRSSNSSSCPLCRNNFLYS; encoded by the exons ATGAGTAAGAAGTTCAAATCTCAGGCTTCAAGCAGCCGAGCTGCCACTGGCGCCTTTGGCTCCGGGGCGTTTGGTGCTTTCTCCCAAACAAGTGCAGACAAAGGAGCTGTTCCTTCATCGTTATCTTACATTTTTGAACCGCCGGACTTGTCATTGATATCCCAACCACATGTGGTTGTTGCGTTCAAAAATCTGTCGAAGAAAGACAGTATTACCAAATCAAAAGCCCTGGAAGATCTTCTAGATTTTATCTGTGGCTCTGAGACCCAAGGAGTGAGGCCGGAAGAAGGCTTTCTAGAAGCTTGG GCTAAATTATATCCTCGCATCTCTATAGATGCATTGCGGAGGGTTCGTCAGCTTGCTCATACACTTCAAGGATACATAGTGTCAACGACCGGAAAGCCGATAGCCCGCTTTCTCCCAAGAGTGATTGGGGCATGGCTCGCAGGCCTATACGACAATGACAAGTTAGCTGTCAAAGCTGCCCAGGACTCAATCCTTCGTGCTTTCCCTACCGAAGAAAAGAGACAGGCTATCTGGAATATTTACCAATCGGCAATCCTTGAATTTGTGGTTGACGCCGTTGTTCAGCAAACGCCTCTTACCCTGAGCGACGAACGAACCGTTAGCCCCGATGAGGCGAAAGCGAAGCATGCACGTGTAGTTGCTACTGCTCTACGAATCCTCGATAGGTTATTAG CCAAAACATCATCGGAGAACCTGGAGAAAGATTCCAGTCTGCTTCAAACGGTATTTGAGAGTCGTGCCTTGTGGCAATTTTCGCACCATGAAGATCCTTTTGTGCGCCGATCTTTATACGAGCTATGCCAAACATCTATTTCTGTGGCCAGCAGTTATATTGAATGGAAGACGATAAGTGCACAGCTACTCTCAAAATCTTTGGCTATCGACCAATACGGGTCAGCAGCTGCATTCTCGAATGTTTTACTGGCTTTGACACGATCCAACCCCCAAGTATGGACTATTTCCTATTCCGGAAAGACCGCTGCTTCAAAACGGCTCCTCCAATACATTAAAAAAGGTTCTCAAGGTGCTCCTCCTTTGTTTTGGCAGAATCTCCAGGATTTGGTTCAGATTATTCCAATAGAGGTTATAATTGCGGGGTCTCAAGATATGAAGACCAAATTGGAGTCTGCCTCTTCGGTCATGGAGGCATTCCTTGACGGCATTTCACATAGAGAGGAGCCGCGGTCAAACCTGTTCGCTGCCTGGTCCTCGTATATTCGGACCAGTCTCTGGGTTTTTGGGAGGATAGAAGACCCAGATTGTCGCCTGAGTTTTATGCAAAGCTGTATCTTTCCACTCGTGGAGCATTACGTTTTTCCTCCACCGGACCAGTCGAAGTGGATCATCCAAGATGACGCCGCAGCCGGCCTCTGTGCGGAATGCGTTGTTTCCGCTGCCAAATCTACCGACCATGATGTAATCTGCAAATTGTGGGCAGGTCTATCCGCCTCGCTCTCTGAAAATATAAAATTATCTGCACCAGAACAATCCCAAAATTATCAGACCTCTCAAAATTCGATATGTCTACAATCCAGTCGATTGTTTGGCCTGGAATCTCAAGTTGTGGATAAACTCAACGGACTCGATGATCTCTCGTTCGTCTCGAAGGTTCTCCATGATACGACTCTTGATCTATTCCAGACTGCATTGCAAATTCTGAAGTCCCGTAAAGGAAAACCTTACGGTGCCGCTGCAGTTATTCAGGAGGCTATTGCAAAAGTTCCACAATTTATAACAGACACAGATACTCTGCGTTCACTTTTAACTGAAGATATCCCTAGCCTTGTGTCGTCGCCGTCTTCGTATCAATTGGTTTCTGTTCTCTTTGCATGTCGAAACCATGAACAATTCCAATTCGCCCTGAAGAATTTAGTGGATGCTCTTCAGACATCAACCTTGGATGCAGGTACATTGCCAGGGCTGCGAGTGTTATTTTCTTCCGCCACTGTAGAGGATCTGAATTTCCATCCTCAATTGGAAACCTTAACTATGGGGAGACTGGATCCAGCTCTTAACGGCGACAAGGAAGCCTGGGACGATATTGTTGTAATCCTTGATAATGATGCTTTCTCCGCCGGAATCGCCGATCGTATCTTGAACCGTCTGGTGGAGAGCTTGTCGGTAGACATCGTTGTGATTGAAGTACTTCGTTCCCTCACAAAAATCGTCAACATGGATTCAACCAAGGCTTTTGTCACTGGCCCAGGAGGCTCCAAACTGATATCTAAACTGCTATTCCTTTCGGAATCTGATAACGAAGAAGTCGCGCAGCTCGCGGATTCTGTTCAGTCGACTATAACCTCATTAACCGGAGGGAAAGCTGCGTCCAAACCAACGGTGGACATCATTCAGAGCAGCTTTAATGATGTCGGGAAAGAATCGTTATC CGTCGACACGTTAGCTACGATTGCCGAAGACCTCTTGCAGATTACTCATGAAGAAGGAGGCCTAAGTATATCAAGCTTATTTCCCAGTGAACAGCAATGGTCAGCCGCCTTGCAGCCATTTCTACAAACTCCGCCTCCACCGTCTCTCTCCATAATGAGTCCGCTTGGTGGCGCAGTATTTCTTGTAGAAAGACCAAACGAAGAAGGCGATTCCTCATCAGTGCCTCGTGACTCAAACCAGCTCACTTTAGCAGCTCGATTGGCACTATATGTTACGAAAATCCTTGATTCAACCAAGCTGGATGACATGGAACCTGAACTGCAGACAACGCTATTCTTGTACCTCCCACTTGTGGTTCAACTAATTGACGACGATTTGAATGTGGAGGGTTCCACCGGAGTCTTGCCTCTGCACACTCCAGAAACCCGGGATATCTTTGCTAGTCTTGTTTCTGAAGCTAGACATATTATAAATCAGTGGGTGTTGGCACTGGATGTTTCTATGCCCCTATCAGACAGTCAAGCGAGCACGAACGTTGTCGCCTTTTGGCAGAGCAAATTGGAGGAGCTACAGGGTAATACGCCTAGTGTGTATCGATTCGCAGACATGTACACTAGGATTTTGTCGGAAAGAGACGCTTTGGGGAAAACTACTTTCGCTGAATCTTCTCTAGAGCTTTCGCAGAGACTCCATAGCTCCTCCAACCCTTTCATTATGATTGCCGTTGTCACAGCCTTTAAAACATCTCTCACTGCCTCGCCTACAGTTGCTAATCTCTGCAACCGCCTCGTTGCGCAAGCCACTGGGCTTGAGGAGTTGCCTGAAATTGAAG GTCTCCATAAGTTAACTACTCTTAACGCTTTAACGCAGGGGGATGGTAAATTCGTCGCAAATATCCCAACTCAAAGATTGGTCTTCCTCGTGAAACATCTGATTACATGCCTGCAATCAGGACGATTATCCCTGAAGCTGGAAACGGAAGTCCTGAAGACCTTGACCACTGTATTGCCGCATATTAAAGAGATATATGGGTCCCATTGGACCGATATATTTGTGCTCCTCGAGTCATTATGGCAAAGCAGCAAGGAGTCTGACGAATACCTTCCAGCGTTACATGCATCGTTCCGTCTGTTCGCCTGCGTTAGAGATCTAGCAACAGGCGAGAGTAATGACGACCTTGAAGATGCATGGGCCGAATCGCAAAAGGGCCTTGCGGAAGTATTGATCGGACTCCTCTCTGCATTTG ATCCGTCGTTCTATCCCGACATGCCATGGAGCATAACGATTGATCTTCTTGACTGGCAAATAAGGCAGATCAACGTTGACCATGTCCAGGACGTGACCGGCCTGTTCGCCACGCTTTCAATCCAAAGTAAAGGTGTTCAGCGGGCAGTCTATGATGTTTTGCATCGGATTATCCCTAAATCGCAGGAAGCACTGTCTTTCGATGTTGCTTTATCTGATGCTGTAGCCAATCTTCCCGATGAGCTAATTTCGCTTCTTCTTGACGCTCCGTCTGCGAGTATTCTGTCCGATTATTCCATTCAGGATGACATTTGGATGAGCATTCGTTGCTACCTGTTGAGTTGGAAGACAGTTTTTGACCATTTCGCCTTTTCG TCTTTACCTGTTCAAGAGAGCTACTCCGccaatattaaaaaaaacaATTGCCTAAACCCACTACTAGACTTCACATTTGACTTCTTACAGTTGGCGCAAGGGAAGCTCGTTGATGCGTCCAAGTTTAATGTTCGCTCGTTCGAGTTGGATGAATCGGAATCGCCAGAGAAAGAAATACAGTGGCTGCTAACTCATATCTACTACCTCTGCTTGAGATATTTACCCAACCTGACGAAAAACTGGTGGTTATACAGTCAAAATCGCGTAAAGGGACCAGTGGAGGCGTGGACACAAAAATAT ATTTCTCCTGTGGTGATAGAGGACTCGCTTCGAAGTGTGATGGAATGGCACAGTGCTCAAGATTGGACCAACGAGGAGCAAGCACTCCAAGTTAGAGTGTCTTACAAGGCCGCCGAAATCGTGGCAAGTATCGAAATAGACGAGGAATCTCCCACGACATCGATATCGATTTCTTTGCCGCCTACATACCCGCTGCTACAGGCCCTAGTGGTCGGTGGCTCTCGCGTAGCGGTCGACGACAAGAAATGGAAGAGCTGGCTATTGGCCATTCAAGGTGTCATCATGTTCTCCAACGGCAACCTAGTCGATGCTTTGCTTGCCTTCCGGAAGAATGTCCAGGGCGCTTTGAAAGGTCAAGGAGAATGTGCAATCTGCTATTCGGTCATTTCAACGAATATGGAAACGCCGAATAAGAAATGCGCAACGTGTAAGAACACGTTCCACTCAGACTGTCTGTTCCGGTGGTTTAGGAGTAGCAACTCAAGCAGCTGCCCATTGTGCAGGAACAATTTCCTTTACTCGTAA